The segment ctgacagcagacgtctcagatgagcaaactatgtattacagatgtctgccagatgAAGAGTGCTATCAGAGAATGTTATTTCTGTTGACATTGAAAATGGACACAATACATACAGACATTACAATCTTAATGTTCGTTCTTGAGCCTTTTAAAAGGATCACACTGTTATTTTTAGGTGGTATTGTCTGTTTAATGGATGTGCCGATGGTGTTTTACCGGTGGTCTCTCTGACTGTGTTGATGTCGGTGTTTGAGCCCAGGTTGGAGCGCTGTATGATGTAACTGACTATCTTTGTGTAGAGGTGGTGCAGCTCTTCTCTGCTCCTGGCTCTGGTGTCTGTGACGTCTCTGCTCAGCGACTGCACATGTGACTGCTGGATCTTCTGCTGGATGTCAGCAAACTCACCTGTCACACCACAAATACACactcaacacaacacactgatacactgtgtgtgtgtgtatatgtgtgtaccTGGTAAACCCTAGGGTATTGGGACAAACCCAAAATCCTTGTCgtctgtttgtgtgcgtgtgttaagCACTACGTAAACCACGCAAATGCATAGGGCCCCGCAAGTTTGGAGGCCCCCTGGTGGCCACTAGCGGTTACATCATTTGATGATTGCTTTTGACGCTTTTTTATAAGTGGAACCTGAGTTCACCAAAGTCTAGAAAGCACTGAAATCTTGGGGCttctttaatttgattaattgcTTTAACATTTACTTGATATGTTTTCATGCTATTTAgttgaaataattatttcattttaaattatcaAAATTTGCCCCACATTTTTTCAGGTAGTGACGTGcatttcaaatatttgattCCACAACAAAGACTGTTTATTCTTACACCAAACAATCAACAACTGTGTGTGCTGTTATGCAgttcaaagtaaaataaatccaggTTATATGTCTCACTAATTACATGTActcaataataaaaagaaataaatgttagaaTGCATGTGTGGGGGCCCCGGGTCTTGACTTTGCTTAGGGCCCCTGATGTGAATAACACGTCATATACTCACGTCGAGATGTGTAGTTCATGTCAAAATAAACCTGCATCTTAATGGTGTTTAGAGTGGGACTGTCTTCATCCATCAGTCTGTTCACACAAatctcaacaaacaaacacaaggacAGAATCACAGAATCATATGATCTGCTCCAGCAGTGATTGTCAGATTTATTAACCGTGTAATGTAAGCACGGTATTGTATTAATCATGTAAAATACTGAATAGGTTCACGTTTACCTCTATGAGTTTCTTTACATCTTGCTTGGTGAGAGTTCTGTCCACATTAAAATGATTCCTGGGGTCCAAAACAACAGCTTTCACCTGAAACGAGTTCAGTAATATTCTAGCAAGATTAATAATCGTAATATTTAGGACAGTTgctcttttttatttcactcaCCATGAAAGCGATGAGGGTTTCAGACAGAGTTGGTCCTCTGCTCGAACATGTTTGCGCGATTTCTCTGATAATGTTTCTTATAACACTTTCAGCCTGAGTCCGGGACATGTTTGCTCTGAAATATCAAGATATGTTAAGAATGAACCGCGCTGGTGTTATGACATGTTGCCATAGAGATCTGCTGTTCTGACGCGCGCCACAAGAGGGCGCTGCTGCACCGTCAACACAATGAACGTCGGTATGaatttcatttaaacttttttatttattattatgtattttaccATCGCCCACTGTGTAGTCTGTTGGGAAAGTACAGAGACAAAGCAACTTCCTGTGATCTGTTCAGAACTTCCTGTCTTTTTACGGATTAGGGTTACAGACATGTGATTGGCATTTGTACAATTTACAAATGAAGAATTCAACAACAGAATTCAGTAACACGACACACAACAAAAAGGTCCAGAAGTGCTGAGTAAAGAAGACGTAATCTGACACAACAGAGAGAGAATCGTGCAGCCTGTTACAAAGAAAGCGCAAAGGAGACCTCTGGTGGCCACAAGCGGAAGCGCCGAAGCAATGCAGCAGATCTCTGCTCAAAACGTCACGGAATGTAATATTCATGCACTCTCTCAAACACAGcggttttatgttttgttaaacattttaaatctttcataGTAAATGATTGAATAATATATACAGTCGCACTTATAGTAGAATATTACTACAGTTTTGAGAACAAAGTGACACAATTTATCTGAACCCGTCCAATCATTCTGTAGTTCTGTACTTGTGTTCTGTAGTTTCCACATGAAAACTACAATCAAAACAATTTCActcaaattaatatttcattactttatatttattaaatgtcttCTCAGAAAGTAAACTCAAGACATGATTATCATGTATAATGAAAATAACTGATGATCAGAATAACAGCTGTCTGTAATCTGTCATCAGTCTTCAGCGTATGGTTCAGTTAAAGGATAACAGAACTGTAGTTATGGAACATGTCATCACACATgttctaatctaatctaattagTTATCTCCCACTGCGAATAGTAGTTATTTCATatgaatataaacacatttatactatttctataaaaaatatatgtcatGGCACTCTTTTTCTAAAACAGAAAATtgatttctttttgttctgcaCACAATATTCATCAAtactaaaaaatattgaatcagTCGTGTAATAGCAACAGATTCAATAAAGTGTCAGAAGTGTTCCATATTAAGAGTAGATATGTTCTACTGAACTCACTATGTGTGCTGTACACGTTCTACATATATTTACTAGAGTAAGCGAGTTATTCCTGGATAAACCTTTTTATACTGAAGTCGACTATATGTCATCAGCTCAAAAATACAAACCCTGAGAATTCATGTATGACATGATATTTCAGGTAGAGTCCAGACAGAGATGTTGTAAAGTGCATTGCATTATGGGTTTCTGTGTGCAGTATACATACAGGTCAGGCTATACTGGAGGATGAGTAGTATagaatcttaaaaataaacttaaacgGCCCTTCTCTTTAAAGAAAACTGAACACTGttcatacatacatacattcacATATAATAGAAACAGGCCGACTCCTTCATTTCAGCTTGTGTCATCTCTGTAAAAATCAACAATAAGTGTTAAGTGTTTTGACTTCATGTCGTCTgtgacatacagtacatgttgaGTTTATTCCGCGTTGGTGTGGATTATAAGACCCCAGGTTCTCTCCATCTTGGTGAAGTCGTCCTCATGTTCTGAGCTGTCCTCTGAACACTGTCTCAGGATCACTTGAGTCAGAAGCATCATTTCATCCGGCTCTGTTTCAGTGTCCGTCTGCTCGCTGTCCTCCACATCTAAAGGACTCGCCAGAGGAATCTTCAGTTCACACATGTCTGGACTCCAGTCCAAAAATATCTGCGCTTCTTCCTCGTTCTCCTCATCGTCCGGCTGTCTGGGTTCTGTCGTGTTGACCTGTGACCTGTACAGGCTCATATCTGTCACAGCTGCGGCCCGCAGTACGATGCCGTAATCTTCAGGTTCTTCATTCTGGTGCTCCTGCGGCCATGAGCCGTCCGTCTCTGAGGATTCATTCTGAAAGTCTGCCGCAACACCAGCAGAACCGCCAGGCACCGGCACATGCGGCTGCGTGTAACACTGGGGTCCGGCGGCTGGAGGCGGTGCACACTGTGCTCTGCCCACTGAAGAGACGGGCGGCAGCAGAAGCAGAGGGGAGaagagtttgggttcctcaatAACTATATTGGTCACATTCAGAATGATTGTTTGGGGTCTTGCGGGTTGTACAGTGTGATGCTTTTCAGTAACATGATCCATATTCTAGAATAGACAAAAGCATTCATCTTTAGATTATTACAGTATGTTATTGGAATCCAACATATACATGAAACATCACTTCCTTTCACAACACTGACTCTTGTGATGAGCAGTAGAACATGccaatgtgtgtgtgcggtcATCTCACCGTGCTCTTGGGCCGGGTTTGTTTGTGATCTGTGATGTAGCAGTGGACGAGACCCCCGAGAACAGCgagcacacacagacagagagcgGAGGGCAACACACCACCCAGCATAGCAGCCAACATCTGATCTTTAAACACATCtacatgaaaaagaaaaatcatcatCGTTCTCGTCTAAAGAGTGTGAAAATAAACtgcaacataacacacacacacacacagacacagacacacatgtatGTTGTATTATCCATATTCCATAGGTGtgatgagttgtatactgtacaaactgtatattttatcccctaaacctaaagatcatagaaaatgttttgcatttttagatttttaaaatgATCGTTCTGTACAATTGATAATCTTTTGTGCCTGTGGGGTCCCCATGAgttaggtccccactaacacaTAAAAACCaggtccacacacacacaaacaggtctGAAGTGTGTAAAGGAGGAAGTCCAGCTCCGAGCGCGCTGGGAAAACACCCCAAAACCTAATGATAGCACACAGTGATAAGGAGGAGTGTTAAAACATACCAAAGGTTCTCTTAACTCCTCTTGTGAGTTTAGAGGTGAGAAGAATGAAACCagtcctgtcaatcaaacactcctcaaacctgtttacattcaGTCAATGTGAAAGTAAAAGACTTCAGGAAACATGAGCACCTTTAGGCGTCTCTGCACATTTGCGCAGGCTGGGTGTGCTGGCCAAAGGAAGAGTCTGAGACTGAGCAGACACCACGACACAAACTCGTGTGGAGAAGTCTAGAGGACCCTGTGTCAACGAAGACGTCTCTAGAAGGAAGGATTGCTGGCAGAAGAAGAAAAGATTTGCTTTAGCAGGGGCTTATCTGTGTTATATTTGTACAGAGTTCAATTACATATATACACTATATTTATGAAGAGATAATTCACGTTTTTTAtgatgttaacatgttttttattgtgttagttagctgtatttgttGAGTTACTAGggcataaatcaaaacaaatcaactgcagtttgattgaaatgaattggaatgcaaaataaaaaaacaattgtaaagTTATCAGACATAGTTAtgtcattttggaaataaactcttcatatgtaaaGAGTTAAATCTGTAGAGTCCCATCTATATGGTCATTAGTTTAGAGTTGTCTATTGAATTATATGTACAGTTTAGAGTTATATCTGTGGAGTTCTATGTAAAGTCAAATACAGAGTGAATGAAGCACTGACCACGTGTTCTCTTCTGCTGCTGTACACAGAAACGTTGTAGATCATGAATGGGATGATTTTCCACAaggatttttctttctttgtcttctTAGTTTTCCACCTGAAGGGACCTTTCATTGTGATGTTAATGTAGTTCTGCACCACCGTCACGTCCACCAGCGGAGGTCCAAGAGTGGCTGTATGATAGCAGAGATGAATCTGTTAATCATTACTGAGCATCAATGTTGTGTTTGATCTGTGCCTGCATGCTGTTGACTCACTTTTATTACTCTAATCATGTGTCAAGTTAAACAAGAATTACATGAagtacacaaaacaaacatataataTACAGCCGCGGACAAAATGAAGAGAACCTTTCAAAGacccttttcattttttgacaattgaaCATTTCTAGGTCTGTGTTGAGGTACAATTCTCATTTGTGTTTCGTTCTAACAGAacgaacagaacagaacagaactaaCTAAATTTCCCCCGAATTTCGAATAAAAATCTTTATtctctttgcatttatttgcagaacatGAGACCTGAAGAGATGCTCTGTTTATTTCacacctcaaatactgcaaagagaACAAGTttagattcacttttaagcaacacaattttatttttctcttcatatttctacatgtattaaagcggccgtgcaacgatgtgtcatgcattctgacttctttacaatgttaaatgtcttctcatgcttaacatggtcaacttgtcaaaaaatgagttgtgtgtatgacgtagtatttctgtgattGATACACTCCCCAATGATcctacaggtttcagaaaggaTTTTTgtacatataaaactgtttcgccACAAtgtttcttagtcccttattggacaattctcccagaaaagcacgcggcacagCCACAGGAGTACAggagaaaggagagagagagagagagagagagcatatgttggtgaagttcaggtgtttgtttgttcactgcatttgtgtgatgaatgttatataaactgtggatataacgctggatttggagatggtttgtaaatgatatatggagccgtcccagcgctaaaagattccggacatgaaccgcatgcagtgagtgaaactgatgtctgtgttttgttgacaatgtgctttagttcagtaaAGAACGGCGCcatatgttttcggaaataatcgtacatcGGTAtctatgttttataaatgtgatcaaacttaaaactcttcgaagatatgaagtataCAATACTActttaatatgagattgacagaaaccgCGTGTGTTATGCCCGCTTTAAGTTCcaaaattaatcatttttaatgtgataaTTTGTGTTTTGATGACAGTTGTCATGTGTCTTATCATGCTGTCAGACTTTCagattgctgttggatgactttatgtcacttctgaaggaaattcaacagacactggactgaaatgagcacaatacatctagaaatatattagtggtggggcgttaacgtgctgcgttaacgtgagactcttatcgcgcgataaaaaaaatgtcgccgttaatctattctcaaagttgggttgggagctgggtctatactacgcaagctatgatgactttcaccttgatattttagcgcggatgtgtacctagctgaattgcactgtacggggcgagaacgagatttttcaactcgcgtgattcgcgcaattcgcgtcattcgcaccgcctcatcatctcatgaccaggacttcattcgcgcagcaagtaggtctatcgcgtctttgcattgacttaagaTGTAAAtaactcgcgcttgacgcgccattcgcgtttggtctgaacacaacataaggttactgtgaaatgaccacatcaaacgtgacgtgctaacatggatgcagctttgaagccgccgggttgcttcagggaaaatttatttttaagaagcttcccaatggaaacatcgacaagactaaggttgtttaaattggtttaaaaaaaaacctttctctaaacaggtagtggtctagctttagttgaaaccagtaactttgtattgagatctaatgtattatggctcctgtatgacatatcgcttgttgctccctaactcgctttggataaaagcgtctgctaaatgactaaatgtaaatgtactgtaggagctcttccagtctcaagtaccacctaaacgcaaatcatcccttagctaatgcggaagtaaacacaaattgatcttattgaacataatttaattttcatcaccaattatcatagtagaacagctttctcaagcagtttgtgatgcattttggaaacaggagacgagcccctggtctaatgcgccacctggcttgagaaacccgttctcaaagacttacttttagtcattatttgggtagcacacatattctgaatgccttcggcagaattcaaatgagccattttaatctagattaatctagattaattccaagattaatctagattaaaaaaattaatctatgcccaccactaaaatatatatatatcttcttCTTGTAGCTGTATACATATACACAATAATAAGAACGCCTTAGATTTCTTTCAGCACACTGTACACATGCTTAGCATTCACAGATTGTGAGTTTGATCTCCACCCCTGAGTGGAATGTTTCTCTGAACACTAATCATGTTGAGATGGATCACAGAATTCTGATGGGTTGACCTATCCagcaaaatgttattttaaaatgttattttttcaaatgtgtatttgtCAAAGCAATTAAAGCAGCACTAATGTGCAAAATTCACCTGTGGATTAATGTCTATGGaacaaaatattacattgtCTTCAGGAAACATGACCACTTGAAGTCAATCAGATTTATTGAGGGAACACTCACTGTCAGTCATGGGTTTGAATCTGGTGGTGGTTTCAGTCCAGATGGAATGAGTGTGTTGAGCGACAGCCTTCACTCTGGCGTAATAATCGTCCTCCAGGTTAAAGGTCTCCTGAGACACGTCACATTCTGTCTGCTGAATGAAGGTGCACTGCTTCACCGGCCTCCATCTCACCTGTTCACTGTTACTCTCATCTTCATCACCGTAActacacaaacgcacacacgtGACAATCTGATTCAAATGAAATCTGATCAATGTTTTTCTGCAAAATCAAGCTTCACATTCTTTCTTCAACATCATGAATCATTTTTTGGCTCTTTTGGGGTTATTAATGTGAGACATTAAAGGGATTTCTGATGTCACAGCGTACGTTCTTCTTATGTCACCATGAAACAGAAGTCGATTGACTTCTTTTGCGTGTCCTGAAACCACTTCTAAAGTTAGAAtaaaatgtagggcggggctttattttgcccttccctTTTTAATTGGTTTGTTGGAAAGTTTGTTTGGAGTTTCTAGGACACTATTCTAAAGCTACTGTAAAACCTATCCTGTAAAAATCACTA is part of the Triplophysa dalaica isolate WHDGS20190420 chromosome 13, ASM1584641v1, whole genome shotgun sequence genome and harbors:
- the il20ra gene encoding interleukin-20 receptor subunit alpha isoform X1, with the protein product MFLRNSALNHESSPFVGSGMDFSASDEVLPEPRSVHFHSVNFRNMVRWTPGERSLNETVYAVEYAVYGDEDESNSEQVRWRPVKQCTFIQQTECDVSQETFNLEDDYYARVKAVAQHTHSIWTETTTRFKPMTDTTLGPPLVDVTVVQNYINITMKGPFRWKTKKTKKEKSLWKIIPFMIYNVSVYSSRREHVQSFLLETSSLTQGPLDFSTRVCVVVSAQSQTLPLASTPSLRKCAETPKDVFKDQMLAAMLGGVLPSALCLCVLAVLGGLVHCYITDHKQTRPKSTNMDHVTEKHHTVQPARPQTIILNVTNIVIEEPKLFSPLLLLPPVSSVGRAQCAPPPAAGPQCYTQPHVPVPGGSAGVAADFQNESSETDGSWPQEHQNEEPEDYGIVLRAAAVTDMSLYRSQVNTTEPRQPDDEENEEEAQIFLDWSPDMCELKIPLASPLDVEDSEQTDTETEPDEMMLLTQVILRQCSEDSSEHEDDFTKMERTWGLIIHTNAE
- the il20ra gene encoding interleukin-20 receptor subunit alpha isoform X2: MDKVFLTAVCLLSARASASDEVLPEPRSVHFHSVNFRNMVRWTPGERSLNETVYAVEYAVYGDEDESNSEQVRWRPVKQCTFIQQTECDVSQETFNLEDDYYARVKAVAQHTHSIWTETTTRFKPMTDTTLGPPLVDVTVVQNYINITMKGPFRWKTKKTKKEKSLWKIIPFMIYNVSVYSSRREHVQSFLLETSSLTQGPLDFSTRVCVVVSAQSQTLPLASTPSLRKCAETPKDVFKDQMLAAMLGGVLPSALCLCVLAVLGGLVHCYITDHKQTRPKSTNMDHVTEKHHTVQPARPQTIILNVTNIVIEEPKLFSPLLLLPPVSSVGRAQCAPPPAAGPQCYTQPHVPVPGGSAGVAADFQNESSETDGSWPQEHQNEEPEDYGIVLRAAAVTDMSLYRSQVNTTEPRQPDDEENEEEAQIFLDWSPDMCELKIPLASPLDVEDSEQTDTETEPDEMMLLTQVILRQCSEDSSEHEDDFTKMERTWGLIIHTNAE